The sequence TCTTGGGATTGGTCCATTTAGCTGATTGTCATTAAGACGCCTGCAAGAGTATTTATTTACTTCAAAGTCGTATAGGAAGTATGTCATAAGCTCACATGGCTATGCATAGCgcaaagaagaaaataaaagggAGAAAAGAAGGGGTGTTTAATCTGCGGTGGATCATTGATATATGAAAGTGAACCACACCACAAAATATACCAGGGAATGTTGGTGAATTCAGTAGCTATGGAAAATTGAGGTCAAACTTACAAGAAGACGAGAGATTTCAATTTTCCCAATGATGGAGGGATTGTTCCTGAAATATTGTTATTGTACAGATCCAAACTTATTAAGCCCTTCAGATTACCAAGCTCTGCTGGAATAGTACcttgaatattatttttgtaaagtTCTCTGAAATATATTAAacaaaaaggaaagaaaaataaaaggaagTTACATTTCTGTGTATTCTAGAATAGAGCAATGAAAGTGATTAAATGAATAAATACAGTAatgaaagtgataaaataaaatacactaGATTCTTTCATGTTTTCAACTGATAAAACGAATAAATAGAATGTTAACTGCGAGCCACCATATATGGGCAAAGTCCTGTTTATGGAAGAGAAACAATGCACTACCTAATAGCAAAACAAAACATGAGTTGCAGAATACTCACAGATACTGGAGATGCTCAAGTTTCCCGAGCTCAGGCACTAGATGACCAGTCAAATTTGAGTTGCCAAGGTCCCTAAAGAAAACACCAAAAGAAAATATTGTGATCAATAGGCTGATACAAGTAAAAACTTAAACTTGTAACCCATCTAAACAACCGTAATGTGATTTGAGGAAGAACAGTTTCATccgtccaaaaaaaaaaaacctaaacaTAATGGGAAGAAAAAGCAATATCAACGAATATTCCCCAGTCTGTATCACAATTGTTGACATTCTCTGCTTGAAATAGATTGTGTTAAATCTGCAAAATATGACTATCATTTAACCATGTTCAACAACAATATTTTTTCGTTGATCATTCTTCCTCACGGTCTGTATCACAATCGTGGACATTAGATGCTGGAAATAGATTGTGTTAAATCTGCAAAATATTACTATCATTTGACCATGTTCAACAACAGCTAGCAGTGGAATTTCTCCGTTAGTTCTCTGTCAAGATCACCGTGAATTGCTAACAAAATGATGGAGCCATTATCTAATCTCCAAGGACTATCAACAACAGCCACCTCCTCAATTAacatgaaaatgataaaaattagcATAAAATACAATCATCTCTTCACTTGAatgaccaattttttttttgagaaagtACCAGATATTGACTCccagattaaaaaaaatgggaattcaaatattttctttcctccAACTGACctaacatatttaaataaaaattcgacAGGAGATTTCCCAAGAATTAGATAAAATAAGTACAAGTTAGTACTAAATCatacaagtaatacatataacCAACTTTAGAACTAGCAAAAATCATACAGTTTCCATGCCAAATGTCAAGCAAAGCACAACCCATAAAAAACCCTCCAACTCCAGACAGAACACAAAGAGGTATCAAGCATACATGAGCACGAATCAAATCAATTATCGGATTTATAAAAACATACAGGCGGGTGACTTGGTTGTCATGATTGCAGCTGACATGGAACCAAGTACAAGGGCACACGAGGTTCGGATCCCAGCTCTGTAGCACGTTATCCGGGTCGGATAAGCCCCGCCGAAGTGCGTAAAGTGCGTCCCCTTCAGAATTCCCCTGCACCTGGTGCAGGAACAGTGAAGCTGAAGCAATAGTTAGAGCAAGAGCGACAAAAACCGATAAACCTGTCATACCCATCATTCAGATTGAACAAAGATTCAATTTTGGTTTCAGGGTTTTTGTTCCGATTGAAAAATTTACGGAGTGATATAGGAAAAACGAAAATAGAAAAGGTGGAGAATCAAGAACAAAAGTTGGGTCCGCCAAGAagaatttgatatataaataaataaataaaataaaaacggAATCCAACTTGCATGAATATGATCCAACATCGGACGTGTTGAAATTAAGGTTCGTTTTCGTTATTCCATTGTCTTTCCATTTTTTAATGAAAGTTGACTCAGTCACAAATGATGCTCGGATTAGTCACGTAAATATCTTAATGGTAATTAAACTTGACccccatatatatataataatcaatTTGGTCTTCAAACTAAATTTATATCTATAATCCTGCTACTTTAactaaacaaatatatattctagataattcaaatttatgttggttTTAACGATTTAAAGTAATATCTAGAATTTATGCGTCtatctaattatttaaaaaattactgtGTGTACTTCATGAGAGATCTGGTTAAATACAATTCTCTTTTAGATCGTGGCCCAAGTACTGATGGGTAATTCTTGGACTGGACCAAGCCATTGACAAAAACCCgatcaataaataataaataaagtgAGGTGGCAGGCAATGAACGTGGGGACACCGCGTGAGAACCGCGTATAGAAATGAGCCAATTCACTTCTCATTGGACAATTACGATTTTGCCCCTACGTGAATGCATCCCTATTCAATTGTCTGCCAAGGGCAAAGCGGGGAGAACGGATCAAAAGCTTTTAAAacgtaaaaaaattaataaatataatttatcattattaaattaaattgaattaaatCAAACTTGAAATAAATTAGACTTAATCTCTCTATGCTTAcatagaaaatatatatatagagacgATACGATACCCAATCGGAACAGCTCATCCAGCTCTCCAGAACGATCACTCTTTCGTTTAAATTTGAGGTGCAGAAATGGCGGATCAGTTGACAGATGACCAGATCTCTGAGTTCAAGGAGGCCTTCAGCCTTTTCGACAAGGACGGCGATGGTTCGatcattcttcttcttcttttttttatgtttgtgtGCGTGATGTTTTTAGGgaaattttggtgttttatATCAGAATCGGGTCTGCTTTTCCATTTATGATGGTTCCGCCCCCGATCTTTTTGCAGGTTTAGTTTCCGTTAGGTTTTCGGTTCTCGAGCTCGGATTCATCTTGCgatttatttatcttattttttttttgggaacaTGTTTGCGTGGTATAGATTTCCTCTTTATCATTTAAAACGATTCTTAGTATTTAGTAATTATGTAATTGCACCTGTTTCGTGGACAATGATGCATTTGATAACGTTTATTGTGTTTGTCATTGTCTCATATGACGAATGATTCGTGTTCTGATTTTATATTGCTATAAGTTTCATTTCTTTGGCTTGGTTTTAAAGATATGAAAAGGCTACGACCTCTCTAGTGAGGAACCCCAGTATTTACGAACCCTTAGTGCATCAATTAATTGTCGTTGACACCTAATGCAGGTTGCATAACAACCAAGGAGCTTGGCACGGTGATGAGATCTCTGGGGCAGAATCCAACGGAGGCCGAGCTCCAAGACATGATTAACGAGGTTGATGCGGATGGTAATGGAACCATCGACTTTCCCGAGTTCTTGAATCTCATGGCCCGGAAAATGAAGGACACTGACTCTGAGGAGGAACTAAAAGAGGCGTTTCGTGTCTTTGACAAAGATCAAAATGGTTTTATCTCTGCTGCTGAACTGCGCCATGTGATGACAAATCTTGGTGAGAAGCTAACGGATGAAGAGGTTGATGAGATGATTCGAGAGGCGGATGTTGATGGAGATGGGCAAATTAACTATGAAGAGTTTGTCAAGGTGATGATGGCCAAGTAATGTTCCGACCattaataaatttatcattatattatGACAAAAAATTGGGGAAAAAATCTAGAGAAGAAGAGGGAGCAGAGAAGGCTGATTAGCGTAATGTGTTTTTTAGTTTCATTCTTCATCGTTTCTTTTATGGTTCTTCAAGCTCTTGACGATGTTTGTGTCATGGTGGTGATGAAATCTTTATTTCATTTTGGTATGTATTTTGTGACACTCTTCTGCAGCGCTGTTAGTTTATTTTGGGATTGTGTGTATGCTAAATCAATTAAAGCACGCCCCGTGTTCGTAGATTATTATGCATCTGTTAGTGATATAGATTGAGAGTGCAAAGTAACCGAGACTAAGATACTTCTCAATGGCAACCACTAgtgaattcttgattttgacaTATCATTCATTTTTCAAATGCTACTGCCAAGGAACTAGAATTAAAAgaatgaaatcaaaattttcatgacaGCCATATAAAGAAGTATCCGTTATTTTATGACATGTCCAAAAAGCAAAATTCATTATGCATATAAGGAACGAGCACTCAATAACCAGTGAACACCACAAATTTAGCCATAATTATATGATATCAATCTAGCAGTTTAACAGAAAACATCGACGGAAGCTTTATAATCTCTTCAAGCTTCTCTTTCTAGcttccttcttcttgtctgCCGGAACTTTATTCAGCCGAGATTCTTTCTTTTGTGTGGCTGAAGCCGCTGTTGATTCGTCCACTCCGGTCTCACTGGATGAAGTTATGACAGATGGAAGATCTTGACCATTTCCTGGTTTAGGGGTCAACGGGGAGGGTGTGACAGTTCCCGATGCTGTATTTTTCTGATCAACACCATTCAGTGAAGAGTTCGTTTGGTCCATGTTCATGGTAGTGGACTcagatacgatggattttggttttggttttggCTTTGACTTCAGAGCATGTATTGTGGTGTAAAGCCTATTTATTTAACAGTTATACAAGGCGTTAAGTGACTACGACATCAAAAACCCAAAGAGATATAGAATCATCTAAACATCCGGCATGCTTATAATCCATTTCAAGGACAAATACTTGGTATTATGCAACAAATGGTTAGGGATCTGACAGGAGCTATTATAAAGTGAATGAACAAGTAAATATCAATCATCTCGATGATTGATAATGGGATGAGAGAAAAAAACGTAAAAGAAAATTAAGACTGGATATCTTTGGTTTCTCACTCAATCACCTCGCACGATTCTTCGCCAGCGAATTATTCAAGTCTTGGCAGGATTTAGTTGCTTTCGTACAACATCAAAATGCATGG comes from Primulina huaijiensis isolate GDHJ02 chromosome 5, ASM1229523v2, whole genome shotgun sequence and encodes:
- the LOC140977367 gene encoding calmodulin-7; this encodes MADQLTDDQISEFKEAFSLFDKDGDGCITTKELGTVMRSLGQNPTEAELQDMINEVDADGNGTIDFPEFLNLMARKMKDTDSEEELKEAFRVFDKDQNGFISAAELRHVMTNLGEKLTDEEVDEMIREADVDGDGQINYEEFVKVMMAK
- the LOC140977361 gene encoding leucine-rich repeat protein 1-like, producing the protein MMGMTGLSVFVALALTIASASLFLHQVQGNSEGDALYALRRGLSDPDNVLQSWDPNLVCPCTWFHVSCNHDNQVTRLDLGNSNLTGHLVPELGKLEHLQYLELYKNNIQGTIPAELGNLKGLISLDLYNNNISGTIPPSLGKLKSLVFLRLNDNQLNGPIPRALASISSLKVVDVSNNNLCGTIPTSGPFEHIPLDNFENNPRLEGPELQGLASYDTNCV